In Sphingomonas sp. G-3-2-10, a single window of DNA contains:
- a CDS encoding helicase-related protein yields MSRFARSPVTAVLGPTNTGKTHLAVERMCGHASGMIGFPLRLLAREVYDRVVRIKGAEQVALITGEEKILPPKARWFLCTAESMPLERETAFVALDEAQIGADPERGHVFTDRLLRARGREETMILGSDSLRPMLKALVPDAEIVGRPRFSTLSYAGAKKISRLPRRSAIVAFSAEEVYAVAETLRRLRGGAAVVMGALSPRTRNAQVEMFQAGEVDYLVATDAIGMGLNMDVHHVAFASLHKFDGRRQRRLTIAEMAQIAGRAGRHQKDGSFGALNEQGPDSFTPEEVLAIEAHQVPRLEHLYWREGEPDFASIEDLIGSLERKPDSPVLRAAPEAVDLAVLKRLAGEDWVRQRVRDPRMVARLWSACGLPDFRKLGADPHARFVGRIFGHLSEGRGHIPHQWFADEIARLDNMGGDVETLAGRIAAARSWAYIAHRADWLENPFHWAERTRAIEEKLSDALHASLTQRFVDKRTTVLLRQIGADASNLPVEIGPEGEVSVEEHVLGTLEGFRFTVTPDARASDKRMLLAAAEKRLASELRKRGAALLEAEDRELSFDGQALVWRGVAVARLTPGPSLVRPKILLDRALDVLDAQARSAIQARLDRWFAAHLARHLPVLAKLDAATRDPQAGAPLRAIAGALIEAGGLLPRRAAGQMVEALDPQARKALRAMGVTIGTLDLFAPALLKPAAARWRRMLMGLGVAPRDGATVLPRNAPGAGLDHGYRPLGAQAVRVDLVERIARAAHDSRRGRKPFAPDPALATSMGLQPETFARLMAQLGFRTARGAEGQPPRWIWQGLTPQAAPKAAPKDNAFAALAELGIGK; encoded by the coding sequence ATGAGTCGGTTCGCGCGTTCTCCCGTCACTGCGGTCCTTGGTCCCACCAACACCGGCAAGACCCATCTCGCGGTCGAGCGGATGTGCGGTCATGCCAGCGGCATGATCGGCTTCCCGCTGCGATTGCTGGCGCGCGAAGTCTATGACCGGGTGGTGCGGATCAAGGGCGCGGAGCAGGTCGCCTTGATCACCGGCGAAGAGAAGATACTACCGCCCAAGGCGCGCTGGTTCCTGTGCACCGCGGAATCGATGCCGCTGGAGCGGGAAACGGCGTTCGTCGCCCTCGACGAGGCGCAGATCGGCGCGGATCCCGAGCGCGGGCATGTCTTCACCGACCGGCTGCTGCGTGCGCGGGGCCGCGAGGAGACGATGATCCTCGGTTCGGATTCGCTGCGCCCGATGCTCAAGGCGCTGGTCCCCGATGCCGAGATCGTCGGGCGGCCGCGCTTCTCGACGCTGAGCTATGCCGGGGCGAAGAAGATTTCCCGCCTGCCGCGCCGTTCGGCGATCGTCGCGTTCAGCGCCGAGGAAGTCTATGCCGTGGCCGAGACGCTGCGCCGGCTGCGCGGCGGCGCGGCGGTGGTGATGGGCGCGCTTTCCCCCCGCACCCGCAACGCGCAGGTCGAGATGTTCCAGGCCGGCGAAGTCGATTATCTCGTCGCCACAGACGCGATCGGCATGGGGCTGAACATGGACGTCCACCATGTCGCCTTCGCCAGCCTCCACAAGTTCGACGGGCGCCGCCAGCGCCGCCTGACCATCGCCGAGATGGCGCAGATCGCCGGGCGGGCGGGGCGGCACCAGAAGGACGGGAGCTTCGGCGCGCTAAACGAACAGGGGCCGGACAGCTTCACGCCCGAGGAAGTGCTGGCGATCGAAGCGCATCAGGTGCCGCGGCTCGAGCATCTCTACTGGCGCGAAGGGGAGCCCGATTTCGCCAGCATCGAGGATCTGATCGGCAGCCTGGAGCGCAAGCCCGACAGCCCCGTGTTGCGCGCCGCGCCCGAAGCAGTCGATCTCGCCGTGCTCAAGCGGCTGGCGGGCGAGGACTGGGTGCGCCAGCGGGTGCGCGATCCGCGCATGGTCGCGCGGCTCTGGTCGGCATGCGGCCTGCCCGATTTCCGCAAGCTGGGCGCCGACCCCCATGCCCGCTTCGTCGGGCGCATCTTCGGCCATCTGAGCGAAGGGCGCGGCCATATCCCGCACCAATGGTTCGCCGACGAGATCGCCCGGCTCGACAATATGGGCGGCGATGTCGAGACGCTGGCCGGGCGGATCGCCGCGGCGCGCAGCTGGGCCTATATCGCCCATCGCGCCGACTGGCTGGAGAACCCGTTCCACTGGGCCGAGCGCACCCGCGCGATCGAGGAGAAACTGTCCGACGCGCTCCACGCCAGCCTGACCCAGCGCTTCGTCGACAAGCGGACCACGGTGCTGCTGCGCCAGATCGGCGCGGACGCGTCGAACCTGCCGGTCGAGATCGGGCCCGAGGGCGAAGTCAGCGTCGAGGAGCATGTGCTGGGGACGCTGGAGGGATTTCGCTTCACGGTGACGCCCGACGCTCGCGCCAGCGACAAGAGGATGCTGCTGGCGGCAGCGGAGAAACGGCTGGCGAGCGAATTGCGCAAGCGCGGCGCAGCGTTGCTGGAGGCGGAGGACCGCGAACTGTCGTTCGACGGGCAAGCGCTGGTGTGGCGCGGCGTCGCGGTCGCCCGGCTCACCCCCGGGCCCAGCCTGGTCCGTCCGAAGATCCTGCTCGACCGCGCCCTGGACGTGCTCGACGCGCAGGCGCGATCGGCGATCCAGGCGCGGCTCGACCGCTGGTTTGCGGCGCATCTCGCGCGCCATCTGCCGGTGCTCGCCAAGCTCGACGCCGCGACCCGCGACCCGCAAGCCGGGGCGCCGCTGCGCGCCATCGCAGGCGCGCTGATCGAAGCGGGCGGGCTGTTGCCGCGCCGCGCAGCGGGGCAGATGGTCGAAGCGCTCGATCCGCAGGCGCGCAAGGCGCTGCGCGCGATGGGCGTCACCATCGGGACGCTCGACCTGTTCGCCCCGGCCCTGCTCAAGCCCGCCGCGGCGCGCTGGCGGCGGATGCTGATGGGTCTTGGCGTGGCGCCGCGCGACGGGGCGACGGTGTTGCCGCGCAATGCGCCGGGTGCCGGCCTCGATCATGGCTACCGGCCGCTGGGCGCGCAGGCGGTGCGCGTCGATCTGGTCGAGCGCATCGCCCGCGCCGCCCATGACAGCAGGAGGGGCCGCAAGCCCTTCGCCCCCGATCCGGCGCTGGCCACGTCGATGGGGCTTCAGCCCGAGACGTTCGCGCGGCTGATGGCGCAGCTCGGCTTCCGCACCGCGCGCGGCGCCGAGGGACAGCCGCCACGCTGGATCTGGCAGGGCCTGACGCCACAGGCCGCGCCCAAGGCCGCGCCGAAGGACAATGCCTTCGCCGCGCTGGCCGAACTCGGGATCGGCAAGTGA
- a CDS encoding S4 domain-containing protein yields the protein MRIDRFLWFVRLAKTRNWAQDLAEGGRLRIDGRRIDRAHAPVRVGNIIAFVGHDRRVKVIRVEALPARRGPPAEAQACYQQLVTGES from the coding sequence ATGCGGATCGACCGCTTCCTGTGGTTCGTCCGGCTGGCGAAGACGCGCAACTGGGCGCAGGATCTGGCCGAGGGCGGTCGTCTGCGCATCGACGGCCGCCGCATCGATCGCGCCCATGCGCCGGTGCGCGTGGGGAATATCATCGCGTTCGTCGGGCACGACCGGCGGGTGAAAGTGATCCGCGTCGAAGCGCTTCCCGCCCGTCGTGGACCACCGGCGGAAGCCCAGGCCTGCTATCAGCAACTCGTAACCGGCGAGTCCTGA
- the fdxA gene encoding ferredoxin FdxA encodes MTYVVTDACIRCKYMDCVEVCPVDCFYEGENMLVINPSECIDCGVCEPECPAEAILPDTENGLEKWLELNKTYSEEWPNVTQKGDVPADADEMKDVKDKFEKFFSPEPGTGS; translated from the coding sequence ATGACCTACGTCGTCACCGATGCCTGCATCCGCTGCAAGTATATGGACTGCGTCGAGGTGTGTCCGGTCGACTGCTTCTATGAAGGCGAGAACATGCTCGTCATCAATCCCAGCGAGTGCATCGATTGTGGCGTGTGCGAGCCCGAATGCCCCGCCGAGGCGATCCTTCCGGATACCGAGAACGGCCTGGAAAAGTGGCTGGAGCTCAACAAGACCTATTCGGAGGAATGGCCGAACGTGACCCAGAAGGGCGACGTTCCCGCCGATGCCGACGAAATGAAGGACGTGAAGGACAAGTTCGAGAAGTTCTTCTCGCCCGAGCCCGGCACCGGCAGCTGA
- a CDS encoding CarD family transcriptional regulator, with amino-acid sequence MAAKALSFDVGDYVVYPKHGVGRVIELQKQEIAGMQLELYVLRFEKEKMTLRVPTNKAESVGMRKLSSDKTLREALDTLKGKPKVKRTMWSRRAQEYEAKINSGDLVSIAEVVRDLFRADDQPEQSYSERQIFEAAASRLARELAAMEEIDEPAALEKLLEILRKAAVTWNKDKVPA; translated from the coding sequence ATGGCTGCCAAGGCGCTGTCCTTCGACGTCGGCGATTATGTCGTTTACCCCAAGCACGGCGTTGGCCGTGTGATCGAGCTTCAGAAACAGGAAATCGCGGGCATGCAGCTTGAGCTGTATGTGCTGCGCTTCGAAAAGGAAAAGATGACCCTGCGCGTTCCGACCAACAAGGCGGAAAGCGTCGGCATGCGCAAGCTCTCCAGCGACAAGACGCTTCGCGAAGCGCTCGACACGCTCAAGGGCAAGCCCAAGGTCAAGCGCACCATGTGGTCGCGCCGCGCCCAGGAATATGAAGCGAAGATCAATTCGGGCGACCTCGTGTCGATCGCCGAAGTGGTCCGCGACCTGTTCCGCGCCGACGACCAGCCCGAGCAGAGCTATTCGGAGCGCCAGATCTTCGAAGCGGCCGCGAGCCGCCTCGCCCGCGAACTCGCGGCGATGGAAGAGATTGACGAGCCGGCCGCGCTCGAAAAGCTCCTGGAAATCCTGCGCAAGGCCGCGGTGACCTGGAACAAGGACAAGGTGCCCGCATAA